In Plasmodium chabaudi chabaudi strain AS genome assembly, chromosome: 9, the following proteins share a genomic window:
- a CDS encoding nucleic acid binding protein, putative, with amino-acid sequence MANMAIPNCKNIKESSISFNKGNEDEMHSDFIKKRNKSENPKFDNKNKNINSFVGEEDNKAYCSGLNSSTDLPINSYKPEYTNELAACYKTSEKNTILSNNQERENTHLEMEKNNINNINNLNKYKNELDNRIKRKNNPLKQSSEKKKIKKNFNNEIGPILNNSGIQNHFYFGYDTNKTNNTIKSDKKFDNFNENIKKGIIENKTILVDEVLKEYPRIFVTRLPFEVNRNDLENYFSKYGKIIDIYVSKNLSNNKNKGFGFVSFENQTSMDKALSEKLHIICGKEIVVDVASMRDPKSKHFFYLPPYHYLPKSPKNENKYATKIQNSNIQNNINTRDISQNMRNDFLMNNYYNMHSINKDNTSVDSLNHKSIFKNNIPVPYFPPFGYNADPKYFNQMGYSNFTDYATHDYFWNLTQNYNWNNSYLHNENIYNSKNAEYPYYYCNPQYINQGSTILKNKMTHQNTMFDESKLEYPTNIGTCKGYKNNYSSFIRKLPGDEWNKRTYKLFVTKLNSVTTTETLRNYFGSYGEIIDIYMPNDVCTNKPRGIAFVTFLDSECVKKILSNKNYKHIIDGKEVVVDLADPETKSKKNLCYS; translated from the exons ATGGCAAATATGGCTATTccaaattgtaaaaatatcaaagaAAGCAGTATCAGTTTTAATAAGGGTAACGAAGATGAAATGCATAgtgattttataaaaaaaagaaataaaagcGAAAATCCAAAGTTTGAcaataagaataaaaatatcaattCATTTGTTGGTGAGGAAGATAATAAAGCTTATTGTTCAGGATTAAATTCTAGCACAGACCTACCTATTAATAGTTATAAACCTGAATACACAAATGAATTAGCGGCATGCTATAAGACttctgaaaaaaatacaattttaagtAATAACCAAGAAAGAGAAAATACACATTtagaaatggaaaaaaacaatattaataacataaacaatttaaataaatataaaaatgaattagaTAACAggattaaaagaaaaaataatcctCTAAAACAAAGTagtgaaaagaaaaaaattaaaaaaaatttcaatAATGAAATAGGACCTATATTAAACAATTCAGGCATtcaaaatcatttttattttggatacgatacaaataaaactaATAATACCATTAAATcagataaaaaatttgataatttcaatgaaaatataaaaaaaggaattatagaaaataaaacaattttagtAGATGag gTCTTGAAAGAATACCCAAGAATATTCGTAACGAGATTACCATTTGAGGTAAACAGGAATGATcttgaaaattatttttcaaagtATGGTAAAATCatagatatatatgtttcaAAAAACTTAtcaaacaataaaaataagggATTCGGATTTGTTTCATTTGAGAACCAAACCTCTATGGACAAA GCACTCAGTGAAAAGTTGCATATCATTTGTGGGAAAGAAATAGTTGTTGATGTGGCATCGATGAGGGATCCTAAGTCtaagcatttttttt ATCTTCCACCTTATCATTACTTGCCAAAGAGtccaaaaaatgaaaacaaatatgcgacaaaaattcaaaacagtaacatacaaaataatattaacacAAGAGATATTTCACAAAATATGCGAAATGATTTTCTCATgaacaattattataatatgcattCTATCAATAAAGATAATACATCAGTCGATTCATTAAATCATAaatcaatttttaaaaataacatcCCAGTTCCATATTTCCCACCATTTGGATATAATGCTGATCCGAAATATTTCAATCAAATGGGATATTCAAATTTCACAGATTATGCTACTCATGATTATTTTTGGAACCTTACACAAAACTATAATTGGAATAATTCCTATTTacataatgaaaatatttataattctaAAAATGCGGAATATCCCTACTATTATTGTAATCCtcaatatataaatcaag gtTCCACTATtttgaaaaacaaaatgactCACCAAAATACAATGTTTGATGAAAGTAAATTAGAATATCCTACTAATATAGGCACATGTAAAggttacaaaaataattattcatcAT TTATTCGTAAACTCCCTGGTGATGAATGGAACAAGCGGACatacaaattatttgtCACAAAATTAA ATAGTGTAACTACTACAGAGACCCTTCGAAATTATTTTGGAAGTTACGGAGAGAtcatagatatatatatgccaAATG acGTATGTACGAACAAGCCAAGGGGAATAGCTTTCGTTACATTCCTAGACAGTGAATGTGTTAAGAAGATATtgtcaaataaaaattataaacatataattgACGGGAAAgaa gTAGTTGTCGATCTAGCAGATCCCGAAAcaaaaagcaaaaaaaatttatgttaCTCTTGa
- a CDS encoding polyadenylate-binding protein-interacting protein 1, putative: MLNTLLNITTSYKSSECKEKNILNNKVCFKDKYNKEEEDNRKKSANNFNNNITDNNNEKNNNSSSTIPNSIKSNLVNSANYSNMQNGHSEKSSSSTKCMAYNLQAKEVNNCDDNTNKNEELNKFEKKENDTTMNMTLSGKNDAVDFEKSSNNNSNNDNAIINSNRNNNIGDLKNSEHVNNSQDNHNNLIKNHELVNNSNFTIQGTSSTCNVNESFAVATGNNTFSSLHKEGNNNNCSSNSEVISEVDYSQGTVKNASSVANSSHILPKPSNDYNKIENSDEKCDNANNNSHNNQESKINQFSESQKNSESTVNDKINNCTSSNNNGTENNDNKNSHGNNSGSHNNNSNNNNKGGSGNRSGNNSNTGNSNGGGSGTDPDGNDNKDDNNEKDKDKNNNNNINDNNSNNNDKIKKKENNNKNGDPNAKKTNKNVNSNDNNETKKSNTKSLLSNTNSSSTISGSSLNADAPEFVPSTKSGQGNLQFNNLMWGNYYHDIPNNSFANMQNVNLMNMNGLGNNNNIMIQNPLIDNMGNINNDATGNNLLGIQNSSNNNNAGGIAGSNSVNKNNTSGNANTPLGGQFNGVDGNEKFTDKNSNTTPISGNNSKVNNNNIHSMNTEDGNKSLGGTGPIDSTYLNHNMLEGGKNIRPNNFMNSSENANGFDNADMHNTNNNNSNNNNAHQNFPGNNSMMHHHPHHHNFYLNPPYLINNHPNGLSGHQTIFTSMPYGGGGVAGANNGDIHHELPFPQPPVYNHFGNNSMNVQKNANLNMNPYNFISCGIPGAGPLGTGGPINMASHHHMDPHFLNSTDNVPMKLPYNHMGQTNRRNSMFSHFGNNVNLHGPNNMNENNYDINSNNNNMNPLLSANMGGAGYVFNSSYNSMQPGVMRLNTDGNSSTTTNNTSSNANNNATTNSANNNSAASGSNNNGSLNTSGTVMGLNSPIINPGVNVPIPHHHIDNINNPMHMNGMHMNHGLLLNNANINNMHNMGNHVPMGNVGTMGAGIVGLVGVGGMGGMNATGNMTKQQKRQSVYNDRNAGMNNNSNNNAENVGANNNTTGSGANNKQYNNNYKENKNAMKNNMGNEALNNYNYGMKHENNKKNNSRYNMMNNTGDNFNTNYNYNGSNTMKNNPANTKGSYNNKGGKEESNNLAGGNNFYNRNGTNTSTTGGGSITTTTGSTTNNANTSNDTNKESGGSGDAPKDAPSDLNESNNTKSSNNKDNFQYGNYKGKNNYYLNSSNDKNSKGHSNTASNQNSATTSNNKEDYKSGRNYGSNKIGDDKSGGSVSKKDAGKDNTNSNNNSGRYGKQGDNWAKKGYGANSSNTSNNVNSRTNNSTTKHGSYSNSKYNTGSDRRGSNARYDESSKTEKLGYKTNDKKGKPEEDKHTKENRSNSNSNAGLNNNQVNETGNKNSNTNPTNEENNKAGYNNLKNVKNGDKKNMEFSSWVKIAKMNPNTKKKNEKVNASSSQVDNTNAGGSAKNGNTDETNHNYSNSRNYNKGAGYGKGSHGEASQVNEENETSLGSTNKESKKNAEMKEDTKKESHLLNGTSSTNQRYDSNSKGMKKSGGVDDKLNGNIKGKSIGNYSGNSKNYMNEENRNKDSNRSKGIDNKHKTSNSNNMNANNSSNKKIDYNDKKNISSNLNANNNSYSHRQREKLKIKNVEIKQIGEKIVPNVSSSSVRNSSTGHNENEDKKDAEKNKNNNTHTSDNVNQKKETDEVTKDEIKQAVNLNEKNYTDEENADNKDLTKKNEINNASSNVNKNKEIGKDESMNGQTNNLDDNAKGKKSSIFSQSKNNYKYGAEGEYNPNTNTSNENNNKTGSSNNKGSLWNGKISFAEMAKRRPKKDSKDISKEWAGNNRSGQTDKKGSSLNKNGKGLRRTDDGYTKQEQNGNIAYDEKSEMNDEELTKEDDKDEIKREDEIENVEKEEKIDNNKNVDDIETSNELANEGKEIVSTSNKDAENKATEELGGEETKQNKDNTADDKIAMNANEDGKDGISAKTNDEEKDAENKLDNKENEKTEELNSEKSKKNDDESENKNAVSDEKNDTKVSDMDNDKLNNENVLDPKQKEKQKKIERWQAEKRFTKIDLLEIYLGHNWSLRGENFNFVLSQDNTTDTHYKGNNYMHNNMNSNDDNNNNSGMNNMYMNDTKNVNTYNNKRYSNSGYNHGNNMNNAQMNQYNMHNSGNNMGNNANNMGGNNNYDKNMQGNQNSNSGKGGDDGWRHAFSKNMQNNMHMNSGNNNMNYMDGNHNDPNNMNANNNSGNQGGKGNNFEWRKGDGDKLKGFFDSTRAVESPDAWRNNNAGQQNGSGNNSKPTMSENSWLVKQSQLKADKYTCLMRKLRGILNKLTFEKFDLLYEQIILVDISKLEEIIGLMKLVFEKAVTQHHFVQMYVQLCKKLNIHFHSMKLEDGSVVQFKKILINQCQDSFENNLKPIEFPSHLNEDEKFEFEQMHKNKVRGNMLFVGELVKSGIISIPIVFVCINQLLEKRDSYISQKNDTNEGNLHLEALCMFLNTVGEILDTHEKSNQEEVKNLYNKLNEIVNDESILFRVRCLIKDVIDNRNEKWNKKFAHKLEGPTTLSVLHDKILKETIDQNNRIFSGNNSGNYHDNKMNSSLNNMRNNLLRNSNYGMNNNSGSGGMGNNNMPYGMNNQMNMRGMGNTGMKNMDPNKNMKKMSLNMMKNKNASSKMMNDDMKFGQNAGTHFGEGTGAFGTDNNAGGNYYDNNSKNNMPYKNQAFMGNDNNNSGAGGSSSNAPNNNANSNNGIFGNISSMFANKETKNEGNFFSRVFNLKKNQNNNAASGATQDPSFRGGADANTNKDNENNINGAENQTNKDTNKANENEQNDYSYVEDYLPKINELMELSTNVNEWDELTKKLEELNIPSKYNEKLQNTILKLTLKKYACNKYLERSESYFNWLVATVLANKIDLVSFKSCWKSFFLEADENSYEYTKEDYPLLPFLAKNFIKAVELHDTNHILYDVDALNEIKNVV; the protein is encoded by the coding sequence ATGTTAAACACACTTTTAAATATCACAACATCCTATAAGTCTTCGGAATGtaaagagaaaaatattttaaataataaggtttgttttaaagataaatataataaagaagaagaagataatcgaaaaaaaagtgcaaataattttaataataatattacggataataataatgaaaaaaataataatagttcATCAACTATTCCAAATTCAATAAAAAGTAATTTAGTTAACAGTGCTAATTATAGTAACATGCAAAATGGACACTCCGAAAAATCGAGTAGTAGTACCAAATGCATGGCTTATAATTTGCAAGCTAAAGAGGTTAATAACTGTGatgataatacaaataaaaacgaGGAGTTAAATAAGTTTGAAAAGAAGGAAAATGATACTACAATGAATATGACTTTGTCAGGTAAAAATGATGCAGTGGACTTTGAAAAGagtagtaataataatagcaatAACGATAATGCTATTATTAATAGtaatagaaataataacattggtgatttgaaaaattctgaacatgttaataattcacaagataatcataataatttgattaAAAATCATGAACTtgttaataattcaaattttaCAATTCAAGGTACATCGAGTACTTGTAATGTAAATGAAAGTTTTGCAGTTGCTACTGGCaataatacattttcatCTCTCCATAAGGAAggtaataataacaattgTAGTAGCAATAGTGAGGTGATATCAGAGGTGGATTACAGTCAAGGGACTGTAAAAAACGCGTCTAGCGTTGCCAATTCCTCCCATATATTGCCTAAGCCTAGTaatgattataataaaattgaaaacagtgatgaaaaatgtgataatgcaaataataatagtcaTAATAATCAAGAATcgaaaataaatcaatttAGTGAAagtcaaaaaaatagcgaGTCCACTGTTAATgacaaaataaacaattgcactagtagtaataataatggcacagaaaataatgataataaaaatagtcaTGGAAATAATTCAGGAAGTCATAATAACAATAgcaataacaataataaaggAGGGTCTGGGAATAGATCAGGAAATAATAGTAACACAGGTAACAGTAATGGTGGTGGAAGTGGTACTGATCCAGATGGAAATGATAATAAggatgataataatgaaaaagataaggacaaaaataataataacaatataaatgataataatagtaataataatgataaaataaaaaaaaaagaaaataataacaagaATGGAGATCcaaatgcaaaaaaaacgaataaaaatgtaaacagtaatgataataatgaaactAAAAAATCGAATACAAAATCTTTGTTAAGTAACACAAATAGTAGTAGTACAATTTCTGGAAGCTCACTAAATGCTGATGCACCTGAATTTGTACCATCTACTAAATCTGGACAAGGTAATTtacaatttaataatttaatgtggggtaattattatcatgATATTCCAAATAATTCTTTTGCTAATATGCAAAATGTTAAtttaatgaatatgaaTGGATtaggaaataataataacattatGATTCAAAATCCATTAATAGATAATATGGGGAATATAAACAATGATGCAACAggtaataatttattaggAATTCAAAATtctagtaataataataatgctgGGGGTATTGCAGGTTCGAATtctgttaataaaaataatactagTGGAAATGCTAATACACCTCTTGGTGGTCAATTTAATGGTGTAGATGggaatgaaaaatttactgataaaaatagtaatacaACTCCTATATCTGGAAATAATTCCaaagtaaataataataatattcataGTATGAATACAGAAGATGGTAATAAAAGTTTAGGAGGAACAGGACCTATAGATtcaacatatttaaatcatAATATGTTAGAGggaggaaaaaatataaggcctaataattttatgaacagTTCAGAAAATGCTAACGGATTTGATAATGCAGATATGCATAACacaaataacaataatagtaataataataatgcacATCAAAATTTTCCTGGTAATAATTCAATGATGCATCACCATCCACatcatcataatttttatttaaatcctccatatttaattaataaccACCCAAATGGTTTATCGGGCCATCaaactatttttacttCAATGCCTTATGGAGGTGGAGGAGTTGCTGGCGCAAATAATGGTGACATACATCATGAACTACCTTTTCCGCAACCTCCAGTTTATAATCACTTTGGTAATAATTCAATGAATgttcaaaaaaatgcaaatttaaatatgaatccatataattttatatcttgTGGTATACCCGGTGCAGGACCCTTAGGCACAGGGGGACCAATAAACATGGCTAGTCATCATCATATGGATcctcattttttaaacagtACTGATAATGTTCCAATGAAATTACCTTATAATCATATGGGTCAAACAAACAGAAGAAATAGTATGTTTTCCCACTTTGGTAATAATGTTAATTTACATGGTcctaataatatgaatgagaataattatgatataaattcaaataataataatatgaatccGTTACTTTCTGCTAATATGGGAGGAGCAGGATATGTTTTCAATTCTTCTTATAATTCTATGCAGCCTGGCGTTATGCGATTAAACACAGATGGTAATAGCTCAACAACTACTAATAATACATCTAGtaatgcaaataataatgcaacCACGAATAgtgcaaataataattcggCTGCTAGTggtagtaataataatggtaGTTTAAATACTAGCGGAACTGTTATGGGTTTAAACAGTCCCATCATTAATCCAGGAGTAAATGTTCCTATTCCTCATCACCAtatagataatataaataaccCAATGCATATGAATGGCATGCATATGAATCACGGACTATTGTTGAACaatgcaaatataaataatatgcataacaTGGGTAATCATGTTCCTATGGGTAATGTAGGGACTATGGGTGCTGGTATTGTAGGACTTGTTGGAGTTGGTGGTATGGGAGGAATGAATGCTACTGGAAATATGACCAAACAACAGAAACGACAAAGTGTATACAATGATAGAAATGCAggaatgaataataatagtaataataatgctgAAAATGTCGGggcaaataataatacgaCTGGTAGCGGTGCAAACAATAagcaatataataataattacaaagaaaataaaaatgcaatgaaaaataatatgggAAATGAagcattaaataattataattatggaATGAaacatgaaaataataaaaaaaataatagtagaTATAATATGATGAATAATACAGgtgataattttaatactaattataattacaaTGGAAGTAAtacaatgaaaaataatccAGCTAATACAAAAggttcatataataataaaggaGGAAAAGAAgaatcaaataatttagcAGGaggtaataatttttataataggAATGGCACAAATACTTCTACTACTGGAGGAGGTTCTATAACAACTACAACTGGCAGTACTACTAACAATGCTAATACATCTAATGATACTAATAAAGAATCAGGAGGATCTGGTGATGCACCAAAGGATGCCCCATCTGATTTAAACGAAAGTAATAACACAAAATCGAGTAATAACAAAGATAATTTCCAATATGGAAATTATaagggaaaaaataattattatttaaatagttcaaacgataaaaatagtaaaggACATAGTAATACTGCATCAAATCAAAATAGTGCTACCACTAGTAACAATAAAGAGGATTATAAAAGTGGTAGAAATTATGGAAGCAACAAAATTGGTGACGATAAGAGTGGAGGCAGTGTATCTAAAAAAGATGCAGGAAAGGATAACACAAATAGCAACAATAACAGTGGTAGATATGGAAAGCAAGGTGATAATTGGGCTAAAAAAGGATATGGTGCAAATAGTAGCAACACATCTAATAATGTCAATTCAAGAACCAATAATAGTACAACCAAACATGGAAGTTATTCGaatagtaaatataatacgGGTTCTGATCGACGAGGTAGTAATGCTAGGTATGATGAAAGTAGTAAAACAGAGAAATTAGgttataaaacaaatgataaaaaggGAAAACCTGAAGAAGATAAGCATACAAAAGAAAACAGAAGCAATAGTAATAGCAATGCAggattaaataataaccaAGTTAATGAAactggaaataaaaattcgaATACGAACCCAactaatgaagaaaataataaagcaggatataataatttaaagaaTGTAAAGAATGGtgataaaaagaatatggAATTTTCATCTTGGGTAAAAATAGCTAAAATGAATCCAAATactaaaaagaaaaacgaaaaagTAAATGCATCAAGTTCACAAGTAGATAATACTAATGCAGGAGGTTCtgcaaaaaatggaaatacaGACGAAACAAATCATAATTATAGTAATAGCCGAAATTACAATAAAGGAGCTGGATATGGAAAAGGATCACACGGAGAAGCATCACAAgtaaatgaagaaaatgaaacatCATTAGGATCTACAAATAAAGaatctaaaaaaaatgctgaAATGAAAGAAGATACTAAAAAAGAAtcacatttattaaatggCACAAGTAGCACAAACCAACGATATGATAGTAATAGTAAAGGAATGAAAAAGAGTGGTGGTGTTGATGATAAActaaatggaaatataaaaggaaaatCAATTGGAAACTATTCGGgaaatagtaaaaattatatgaacgAAGAAAATCGTAATAAAGATTCGAATAGATCAAAGGGTATTgataataaacataaaactagtaatagtaataatatgaatgcAAACAATagtagtaataaaaaaatagattataatgataaaaaaaatatttcaagtaatttaaatgcaaataataatagctATTCACATAGACaaagagaaaaattaaaaataaaaaatgttgagATAAAACAGATAGGAGAAAAAATCGTTCCAAATGTCTCATCCTCTTCTGTTAGAAATAGTAGTACTGGtcataatgaaaatgaagataaaaaagatgctgaaaaaaataaaaataataatacccATACTAGTGACAATGTAaaccaaaaaaaagaaactgACGAAGTTACaaaagatgaaataaaacaagCTGTTAAtctaaatgaaaaaaattataccgatgaagaaaatgctgataataaagatttaacaaaaaaaaatgaaattaataatGCTAGTAgtaatgtaaataaaaataaagaaattggAAAAGATGAATCAATGAATGGtcaaacaaataatttagatGATAATGCAAAGGGGAAAAAAAGCAGTATATTTAGtcaaagtaaaaataattataaatatggagCAGAAGGAGAATATAATCCTAATACAAATACATCTaacgaaaataataataaaacgggatctagtaataataaaggaaGTTTATGGAATGGAAAAATATCTTTTGCTGAAATGGCAAAACGACGACCTAAAAAAGATTCAAAAGATATTTCAAAAGAATGGGCTGGTAATAATAGATCAGGTCAAACTGACAAAAAGGGAAGTAGTCTCAACAAAAATGGAAAGGGATTAAGAAGAACTGATGATGGTTATACAAAACAGGAACAAAATGGTAATATTGcttatgatgaaaaaagtgAAATGAATGACGAAGAATTAACAAAAGAAGATGATAAAgatgaaattaaaagagAAGATGAAATTGAGAATgtagaaaaagaagaaaaaatcgataacaataaaaatgttgatGATATAGAAACTTCTAATGAGCTAGCGAATGAAGGAAAAGAAATAGTAAGCACATCTAATAAAGATGCAGAAAATAAAGCCACTGAAGAGCTTGGTGGTGAAGAAACGAAACAAAACAAAGACAACACTGCTGATGATAAAATAGCTATGAATGCTAATGAAGATGGAAAGGATGGAATTAGCGCTAAGACTAATGATGAGGAAAAGGATGCAGAAAATAAGTTggataataaagaaaacgaaaaaacAGAAGAATTAAATTCTGAAaaatctaaaaaaaatgatgatgaaagtgaaaataaaaatgcagtatcagatgaaaaaaatgatacaaAGGTTTCAGATATGGATAATgacaaattaaataatgaaaatgtgTTAGATccaaaacaaaaagaaaaacaaaaaaaaatcgaaagaTGGCAAGCAGAAAAACGATTTACTAAAATCGATTTATTAGAAATATACTTAGGCCATAATTGGAGTTTAAGAggtgaaaattttaatttcgtTTTATCCCAAGATAATACAACAGATACACATTATAAAGGAAATAATTACATGCacaataatatgaattcaaatgatgataataataacaattcaggtatgaataatatgtatatgaaCGATACAAAGAATGTAAATACATACAATAATAAGAGATATAGTAATTCAGGATATAACCatggaaataatatgaataatgcCCAAATGAATCAATacaatatgcataattcGGGAAATAATATGGGTAATAATGCTAATAATATGGGaggtaataataattatgataagAATATGCAAGGCAATCAAAATTCCAATAGTGGTAAAGGCGGAGATGATGGTTGGAGACATGCcttttctaaaaatatgcaaaataatatgcatatgaatagtggaaataataatatgaattatatgGATGGAAATCATAATGATcctaataatatgaatgcaaataataatagtggAAATCAAGGAGGCAAAGGTAACAATTTTGAATGGAGGAAAGGCGATGgtgataaattaaaaggaTTCTTTGATTCAACAAGAGCAGTTGAATCACCAGATGCATggagaaataataatgcagGACAACAAAATGGTAGTGGTAATAATTCTAAACCTACTATGTCTGAAAATAGTTGGCTAGTAAAACAGAGTCAACTAAAAGctgataaatatacatgctTAATGAGAAAATTAAGAGGTAtcttaaataaattaacatttgaaaaatttgatttattgtatgaacaaataatattagtaGATATATCAAAACTTGAAGAAATAATAGGATTAATGAAATTAGTTTTTGAAAAAGCTGTAACTCAACATCATTTCGTACAAATGTATGTAcaattatgtaaaaaattaaatatacattttcatAGTATGAAATTAGAAGATGGATCCGTTGttcaatttaaaaagattttaataaatcaatGTCAAGATagttttgaaaataatttaaaaccTATAGAATTCCCAAGTCATTTAAATGAAGATGAGAAATTTGAATTTGAGCaaatgcataaaaataaagtaagAGGAAATATGTTATTTGTTGGTGAATTAGTTAAATCTGGAATTATTTCTATACCTATTGTTTTTGTATGTATTAATCaattattagaaaaaagAGATAGCTATATATCTCAAAAGAATGACACTAACGAAGGAAATCTTCATTTAGAAGCATTAtgtatgtttttaaatacagTTGGTGAAATATTAGATACTCATGAAAAATCAAATCAAGAAGAggttaaaaatttatataataaattaaatgaaattgTAAATGATGAAAGTATATTATTCCGTGTTAGATGTTTAATTAAAGATGTTATTGATAatagaaatgaaaaatggaataaaaaatttgcaCATAAATTAGAAGGTCCAACAACTTTAAGTGTATTacatgataaaatattaaaagaaacgATCGATCAAAATAATCGAATATTTTCTGGTAACAACTCAGGTAATTATCATGacaataaaatgaatagtagcttaaataatatgcgAAATAATTTGCTTAGAAATTCTAACTATggtatgaataataatagtggAAGTGGAGGTATGggcaataataatatgccTTATGGAATGAACAATCAAATGAATATGAGAGGTATGGGAAATACTggaatgaaaaatatggatccaaataaaaatatgaaaaaaatgtcattaaatatgatgaaaaataaaaatgcatcttcaaaaatgatgaatgATGATATGAAATTTGGGCAAAATGCTGGAACTCATTTTGGTGAGGGAACTGGAGCATTTGGTACTGATAATAATGCTGGTGgtaattattatgataataattcaaaaaataatatgccatataaaaatcaaGCATTTATGGGAAAtgacaataataattcagGTGCTGGTGGTAGTTCATCAAACGCTcctaataataatgcaaatTCCAATAATGGAATTTTTGGAAATATAAGTTCTATGTTTGCAAACAAAGAAACTAAAAACGAGGGTAATTTCTTTTCAAGAGTTTTTAACTTGAAAAagaatcaaaataataatgcgGCCAGTGGTGCAACACAAGATCCATCATTTAGAGGAGGTGCAGATgcaaatacaaataaagaCAACGAAAATAACATTAACGGAGCTGAAAATCAAACTAACAAAGATACGAATAAAGCAAATGAAAACGAACAAAATGATTATTCCTATGTTGAAGATTATCTTCCTAAAATTAATGAACTAATGGAATTATCGACAAATGTAAATGAATGGGAtgaattaacaaaaaaattggagGAATTAAATATCCCATcgaaatataatgaaaaattacaaaataccattttaaaattaactttaaaaaaatatgcatgtaataaatatttagaaAGAAGTGAAAGTTACTTTAATTGGCTAGTTGCAACAGTTTTggcaaataaaatagattTAGTATCATTTAAATCATGTTGGAAATCTTTCTTTTTAGAAGCTGATGAAAATAGCTATGAATATACAAAAGAAGATTATCCATTGTTGCCATTCTTAgctaaaaattttataaaagcaGTTGAACTTCATGACACTAATCATATTCTTTATGATGTAGATGCATtgaatgaaataaaaaatgttgtatAA